Below is a genomic region from Longimicrobium sp..
CTCCCCGGGTCGGTCAAACCCAAGTGCTTAGTGTTTTAGTGCTTAGTCCTTAGTGCAAAGGTCGAGGATCGCTCCGAGGCCACTCAGCACTAAGGACTAAGGACTAACACACTGCCGTGCCGCTACCGGAGCTGCTCGAAGCGCTGGTAGAAGTCCGCCGCCAGGCGCTTCGGGTCGCCGTAGACCAGCTCCAGCATCGAGAGCTCCTGCCGGAGCCAGCGCGGCGGGTCGCCGTTGGCCGAGAGCCGGGCGCGCAGCGTGTGACTCGCCGGATCTTCCTCGACGACGGCCGCGGGGTCGAGCCCGTGCTTCTCGAACTCCTTCCGCACGCGGGCCGCGATCTTTCCCCACCGCTCCTCGAGGGTGGGCGCCATGAAGCGCTCCCAGTGCGGCCGCGCGCCGTCCACGTCGGTGAAGCCGTACTCCTCGGCCAGCTCCCACGACTTGAGCGTCGTCCCCGTCTTCAGCATCACCCGCCGGTCGGCGGCGAGCGCGGCCACGGCGCGGCCCACGTAGAAGGGCGTCTCGCTGCTGGCGAAGTAGGGGTCCTTCGCCACCGCGTCGCGCCAGTTCTCCTCGGTGACGCCCCAGTGCTCCAGCACCGCCTCCGAGCGCAGGTACCCGGGGGTGACGGCGACGACCGCCACGTCGTGCGGGCGCAGCTCGGGCGCCAGCAGCTCGGCCATGCGCATCACCGACTGCTTCTCGAGGCCGTGGAAGAAGCTCATCGCGCCGAGGTCGGTGATCCCGGCCACGAGCCCGCCGCCCCCGCCGTCCAGCATGAGCGGGAGGGCGGCGTGGGTGGTGATGAGGTGCGAGTGCACCCCGCGCTCGATCAGCTGCAGGCCCCTGTCGAGCGACTGCTTCCAGAACGGCTTGCTCCAGTCCGCCAGGTCGTCGCCGTTGACGTTGTTGACCAGCACGTCCAGGCGCCCCTGCTCCCGCGCGACGCGGTCGAACAGCGCGCGCACCTGCTCGCGGTCGGTGTGGTCCGTCCGCGCGGCGATGCCGGTGCCGCCGTGGCTCGTCACCATCTCCGCCGTGTCGTCGATCGTCTCCGGCCGCCCCGACGTCGCCCCCCGCACGCTGCGCCCGGTGCAGTAGACCGTCGCCCCCGCCTCGCCCAGCATGCACGCGATCCCGCGCCCCGCCCCCCGCGTCGCCCCCGCGACCACGGCGACCCTGCCCTCCAGCGCTCCCATCGGCCACCTCCTGCTCGCGTTTTGTCCGAACCCTCACCGGCCTTCTCAAGGGCCGTCATTCTGAGGCCCGACCACACCGAACCAGCGTCCGCTCGAGTGGTCGCAGGGCCGAAGAATCTACCCACCCTGCCACGTGGGTTGGGCGCGGTAGCGGCGCAGATCCCACCTCCCTCCAACGCCCATTCTCATCTCCCTGGCATCCGCGTTTCGCCGCGTGTATACTAAACGGAGATTTAGGATGCGAAACTAAATCTTCATTCACCTTACGTCAAGGGTCATGGCTCCACGGGCGAGGAAGGCGACGGACGAGGACGTCTTCTGCGCGGTGATCCAGGCCATCTCGCGCCTGGGCCCGCAGCGGATGACGCTGGGCGACGTCGCGCGGGAGGTGGGGGTGACGGCGGGGGCGCTGGTGCAGCGCTTCGGGTCGAAGCGCGACCTGCTCCTGGCGGCGATCCGCCATTACAACGTGACGCCGGGGGAGCACTTCACGGGGTTCCGCACAGCGCACCGGTCGCCGCTGGACGCGCTCTTCGGGTACGGCGCCCACGCCGCGCGCGCGTTCGGCACGCCCGAGGAGCTGGCCAACCAGCTCGCCATGCTGCAGCTCGACGTGACCGACCCCGACTTCCGCGCCGAGGCCGTGCGCTTCTTCCAGGCGGAGCGCGAGCTGTTCCGGGGGTGGCTGCGCGAGGCGGTGGAGGCGGGGGAACTGGCGCCGGAGGCCGACCCGGAGCGCCTGGCCGCGGCGATCCAGTCGATGTTCAACGGAGGCCGCTTCCTCTGGGTGCTGCTGGAGGACCGCACCCCGGAGGACGCCGCGCGCCAGGAGCTGGAGACGCTGCTCGCGCCGTACCGGCGGGCGCCCTCCCGGCCGCGGTGAGCCTCGCGCGGAGCGCGCGCTACCGCCGCAGGCGCACGGCCAGCCAGTCGGCCAGCGGCCCGAGCACTTCCGCCGGCACCAGGAAGGAGGGGAGGGCGCCGTAGCGCCGGGGGTTCCCCGTCCGGGTCCCGCAGGAAGACGTGGTTGAAGCCCTCGAACACCCGCACGGTGACGTCCGGGTTGCCGGCGGCGCGGAAGGCCGCGGCGAGCTTCTCGGCGTCGCCCGGCGGCACGTTGCGGTCCGTGGTGCCCTGGAGGATCAGGACCGGCACGCGCCTGACCCGCCGTGCCGTCCGGAGCGGGTCGTAGGCGAGGAAGAAGCGCTCTCACGGCCGCGCCGCCGCCAGCGCGGGCCAGCTCCCGCAGCTGCCGCGGTGACGCTCACTCCCCGTCTGCAGAACTGGCCGAGTCGAGCTTCTCTGGAGGTTCCGTAGCGCGGACGAGCCGATCCTTATGCTGCTGCTGCCGCTCGATATAGTAGTTGACCAGCGCGTAGGGATCGTGTCCGAACCGGGCTGAGATCCGGTGCCGGGCCGAGCGTACTTCCGCGATCACCTCTTCACTTTCGTCACGCACTGGCTCAGGCGCCGGGTTCATCATTGCCTCCCAACAACTCCAGAGGAGTGACGATCGCTGGAACGTACAGCCCCAGCAGCGTGTTGACGCGACGAATATGCCCGAACTTGTTCGCGTTTGCCAAATGCAGGCAGTTCCAGGTTACCAGGAACTCGCATTTGTGGTAAGAGGCGAGCGCCAGATGCAACGCGTCGCCTCGAGGATCGGCAGGCATCAGGCGGTGCTGAAAGTATGCGTCGACGATCTCAGCAATCGCCGGAGTGATTTCCAGCAGCGGAAGTGCGCTCATCATGGCAAGACAATCCGCTTTGCTGGGATAGTCACCTTCGGTCAGCTCATCGAGCACCGCGTCGGACGTGACCAGGGTGTACCGGTCTCCTGCCTCCATCCACCAGCGCCGCGTCCACTCCCGCTGCACACGTACGACGTCCCCGGTACGAGTTGTGTGATAGAAGCTCGGGATCGTGGTCTCCACGTACACAGACGGCTTATCCATGCGGCGAACCTGAACACGGCTTAGTGGGGCACGGATAGCAGCCAAGCCAGACGGCCGCAGATGGCGATCAGGAGCGTATCGTACGCACGTAGACGGCTACCTGCCAGAGCAGCGTGGCGCGGTGGGACCGCTGCTCGAAGCCGTGGCCGTGCAGCAGCGCATCGACCGTGCGGCTCGGGTGGAGGTACACGCGGAAGGGGCAGCGGCGGACGCGGAAGGAGAGGTTGGCGGCCGCCAGCGCCGCGCGGTCCCACCACGTCTCGCGCGGATAGGCCAGCCCCACCAGCTCGCGCGCGTGCCGGGCCGCGGTGGACAGCAGCCGCTCCACCTCCGGATAGCAGCAGATCACGCGGTCCAGGGTGACGATCTCCGCCGTGGGGAGCTGCTCGTCCATCGCCGCCGCGTCCCCCTGGAGAAACGTGGTCCGCTGCTGATGGCCCTGCCGCTCGGCCTCTTCCCGGGCCGCGCCCAGGTAGGCGGGGGAGAGGTCCACCTGCGTGGCATGCTCCAGGCCCGCCTTCAGCAGCTCGTGGCCGATCGCGCCCACGCCGCCGCCGATGTCCAGCAGCGTCTTGCCGGCGACGCCCTCGGCCAGGATCGCCTCCAGCAGCAGGCGCGTGGTCGGCAGCGGGCCGCGGCGGCGGTAGCGGCGCAGGTTCCGCGCGGCGAGGCGCGGGTTGAACTCCCGCTCGTACGCTTCCAGGCAGCAGCACGTCATTCGGTGCTCCGCTCGAGGAATTTCCTGGTCTGCCGTGAGCCGGCCATGGTATGTTACCCTGATCCGTGCTTCGCTTCCAGCAGAGGAGGAGTCATGACCGACGGCAACGCAAGGCTGACCGGGTGGGGACCGATCATCGCGGTCCTCCTGGCGTTCGCGCTGGGGCTGGGTCTTCTGATGGGTCTGCTCGGCGCGGTGCTGGGGCTCCCGTCCGCGCCAGCCGGGGCGGGCGTGGGCGCGAGCGTCGGGCTCCTCGCGGCCACGCTGATCTCGCGGCGGAGGGCTGCGCTCCGGAAGCAGGCCGATACCGAGTAGCGGTGCTCTACCCGCGAGGGCAACGGGCGCGGAGCACGGGACTCACAGCCGCGCCCGCCGCAGGAGCTGTGCGTTGATCGCCACGATCACCGTGCTGAGCGACATCAGCACGGCGCCGACGGCGGGGGAGAGGACCAGGCCCCAGCGCGACGCCACGCCCGCCGCCAGCGGGATCGCGACGATGTTGTAGCCGGCCGCCCACCACAGGTTCTGCACCATCTTGCGGTAGGTGGCCTTCGACAGCTCCACGATGCGCGGCACGTCGCGCGGGTCGCTCCGCACCAGCACCACGTCGCCCGCCTCCACCGCCACGTCGGTCCCCGCGCCGATCGCCACGCCCACGTCGGCGGTGAGCAGGGCGGGGGCGTCGTTCACCCCGTCGCCCACCATCGCCACGCGCTTCCCGCGCGCCTGGATCTCGCGGATTTTGTCGGCCTTGTCGCCCGGGAGCACCTCGGCGAAGACGGTGTCGATCCCCAGCTCGCGCGCTACCGAGTCCGCCACGGCTCGCGAGTCGCCGGTGAGCATCACCACCTCGATCCCGTTCTCGTGCAGCCGCCGCACCGCCTCGGCAGACTCGGGGCGCACCGCATCGGCGGTGGCGAAGGCGGCCAGGACGCGGCCCCCCTCCACCAGGAAGACCGCCGAGCGTCCAGCCTCGGCGGCGCGAGCCGCCGCCTGCGCGAGCAGGGGAGGCGGCTCGATCCCCTCCCGCCGCAGCAGGTTCGGCCCGCCCACCAGCAGCTCGCGCCCGTCCACCCGCGCCCGCGCGCCGTGGCCGGGGATCGCCTCGAAGCCGTCCGACGCGGGGACGGCGAGGCCGCGCTCCTCCGCGCTCTTCACGATGGCGCGCGCCACCGGGTGCTCGGAGTCGCGCTCCACGGCCGCCGCCAGCCGCAGCGCATCGCCTTCGGGCAGGCCGTCCGCGGCGACGGCGACCACGCGGTGCTCGCCCAGGGTGAGGGTGCCCGTCTTGTCGAAGACGACGGCCTGGAGGCTCCGCGCCTCCTCCAGCCCGCGGCGGTTGCGCACCAGCAGCCCGCCGCGCGCGCCCAGCGTGGTCGAGATCGCCACCACGAGGGGGACGGCCAGCCCCAGCGCGTGCGGGCAGGCGATCACCAGCACGGTGACCATGCGCTCCACGGCGAAGGCGGGGTTGGCGCGCAGCAGCAGCCAGGCGGCGAGCGTCACCGCTCCGGCCGCGATGGCCACGATGGTGAGGAAGAGCGCCGCGCGGTCCGCCAGCGCCTGGGCGCGCGAGCGCGAGGTCTGCGCCTGCTCCACCAGGCGCATGATCCCCGCGAGCGTGGTGCGCTCGCCCGTCCCCGTCACCTCCACGCGCAGCGAGCCCTCGCCGTTCACCGTCCCGGCGATCACCCGCTCGCCCGGCGATTTACGCACCGGCCGCGACTCGCCGGTGATCATCGCCTCGTTCACCGAGCTCTCGCCCGAGGCCACCGTCCCGTCGGCGGGGACGCCCGCGCCGGGGCGCACCAGCACCACGTCGCCTTCCTTCAACTCCGAGATGGGCACCTCCTCGGTGCGGCCGCCCGCCACGCGGACGGCGGTGTCGGGGAGCAGCTTCGCCAGCTCGTGGAGCGCGCCCTGGGCCTGGGAGATGGAGCGCATCTCGATCCAGTGGCCCAGCACCATGATGGTGACCAGCGTCGCCAGCTCTTCCCACAGCGGCATCCCGGGGAATCCCAGCGTCACCGCCGCGCTGAACACGAAGGCGACGGTGATGGCCAGCGAGATCAGCGTCATCATCCCCGGCAGCCGGTCCTTCAGCTCGTGGACGGCGCCCCGGAGGAAGACGACCCCGCCGTAGAGGAAGACGGCCGTGCCGAAGACGGGCGGGATCCACTCCGAGCCGGGGAAGCGCGGCGGCATCCACCCGGTGAGCCGCATCAGCATGTGCCCCCACACCACGGTGGGGATGGTCAGCAGGAGGGTGATCCAGAACCTGTCCCGGAACATCTCCACGCTGTGCCCGGCGTGCTTGTCGTGCCCGCCGTGCCCCGCGTGCGCGCCGTGGCCGCCGTGCGCGTCGTGCGCGGTCTCGAGACGATGGCCGGCGTGTCCGGCGTGCTCCATCCGCGGCCCCGGCAGGTGCCCGCCCTCGTGCGGGACCTCGGGGTGCTCCGGGTAGCCGGGCTCGACGGGCGGCTCGGGCTTGCCGTGGTGGTGATGATGATGATTATCCATCAGCGGCCAGGACGGAGTCTGGGGTCGAACTGGAACGGCTGCCGGTCGACGATCCGTACTGTCACGGCGAGGGGATGCATCGGGTCGATCAGCACGTTCGTGCTTTCGGGCAGAACCGCGCAAGGGACGGCGAGAGCGAGGCTGCGCACCTGGTCGAGCCACTGGTCGCCGATCGCGCGCGTATAGCCGATGTCGGTCTTCCAGCCGTCCTTGAGCAGAGCGGGATCGAGGCGCTCGATGTCGTGCTCCTCGATGGACAGCTTGTAGGCGACGTAGTCGCGCGGAAGCGGGCCGGTGATGTGCACCAGGCACTCGGCCAGGCAGACTGCGAGAGACTCGGAGGCGTAAACGAGCGGGCGGCCCGGGGAATTCCACCGGCCGCCCGCGATCCTCGCCCCCTCGCCCGTGAGCGGCGGATAGCGCCCGCTGGCCAGGCGCCAGACGTACGTCACTCGTACACGCCGTGCTCGATGCGGACAAGCACGGTCTCGACCAGCTGCGCCCCGCTTCCGGTACGGAGGAGACGAAGCGGGACTTCGTGGTCCAGGGCGGGGTTGCGGGTCAGCAGCCAGTCACGCGCTACATCGGGGTCACCGAAAACCCGCTGGGCGAGAACGAAGATCGCGGCCATCCGCGCGACGCGGTCGGACTGCTCCGGTGTGAGCGTCTGGACGTTGCGCAGGCTCGTGAGGGTCCGCCGCGGGATCACCTCCGACAGGTCCGCGTCGGACAGCCCGCTGAAGTGCTTGAGCTGGCGGATCGCCCCACGGGGAAGCCCCCGCTCGATCCGCTGCACGAACGACGGCCCGGTGCGGATCTCGTCTCCCAGCACGGCGGTGCCGCCGAGGGCGTTCGCGGTCTCGTACCATTCCATGGCCTTCCTCCTCTGCGGCAAGTCTGCCATCAATTTGTGGCAGAGATGCCAGAAAGTCAAACGGTGCGTTGCGTTCGACCGCTCGTCGTCGCTTCCACCGCCTCGCGCAGCTCGCGGAAGAGGCGGGCGAAGTCGTCGGGACGGTAGTTGGCGTTGAGGCCGCTGGGGTTGGGGAGGATCCACACCCGCGCGCCGCCGACCGTCTCGTCCTGCGGCCCGGGCGCGGCGCCCGCGCGGCCGAACGCCGTGCGGTACGCGCCCATCCCCAGCACCGCCAGCCAGCGCGGGGCGAAGCGCCGCGCCTTCTCCTCCAGCAGCCGCCCGCCCTCGGCCAGCTCCTCGCGCGAGAGCTCGGCCGCGGCGGCGGTGGCGCGCGCCGCCACGTTGGTGATGCCGCACCCGTAGCGGAGCAGCTCCCGCTCCTCCCAGGGCGAGAGGACGCGGGGCGTGAAGCCGCCCGCGTGCAGCGCCTTCCAGAAGCGGTTCCCCGGCCGCGCGAAGTGGTGCCCCACGGCGGCGGTGTAGAGCCCCGGGTTGATCCCGCAGAAGAGCACGTCCAGCCCCGGCGCGATCACGTCCGGCACCGTCCGCCCCTCGGCGGCGGCGATCTCTTCGCGCGTGGGCCGGCGCGGGCGCTCCATCCCCGTCCCCACGCCTACGCGCGCCGCCGCGACGACCAGGGGACGGCCGTGGGGACGAGCAGGGCGATGGAGCGGGTCGGCGGCACTGCATCCTCCACGGGAGCGGCGGAGCGGCGGTTTCCGGAGCAACGTAACACGGCGCGGGGGAAAGCGCCCGTCTCCAGGCGCTCCCGCGCGTCGGAAGCGAAGACCCTTGCGCGGCGCGCCGGACGCGCGCACCTTGCTCCATGTAACATTTCCGGGGAACGATTCGGGGGAGAAGAGATGGCCCGCGAGGATCTGCAGCTGCTGCAAGGGACGCTCGACGTGCTGGTGCTGAAGACCCTCTCCTGGGGCCCACGCCACGGGTACGAGATCGCCCAGTGGATCAAGCGCACCACCGACGCCGAGCTCCAGGTGGAGGACCGCGCCCTCTACGTCTCGCTGCACCGCATGGAGGAGCGGGGGTGGCTCGCGTGCGAGTGGGGGCTGACGGAGAACAACCGCAAGGCCAGGTACTACCGGCTGACCGACGAGGGGAGGAGGCAGCTCGCCGTGAAGGCGGACACGTGGTCGCGCTACGCGGCCGCCGTCTTCAAGGTGCTTCGGACCGCCTGAACGACACGGGAGGCACACCGATGGCGCGCAGTTCCGGGATCCGCAGGCTGTTCCGGCTCCCCGCGTCCGAGGCGCGGGTGCCGGGCGAGGTGGAGGACGAGATCGCGTTCCACCTGGAGGAGCGCGCG
It encodes:
- a CDS encoding SDR family oxidoreductase, which gives rise to MGALEGRVAVVAGATRGAGRGIACMLGEAGATVYCTGRSVRGATSGRPETIDDTAEMVTSHGGTGIAARTDHTDREQVRALFDRVAREQGRLDVLVNNVNGDDLADWSKPFWKQSLDRGLQLIERGVHSHLITTHAALPLMLDGGGGGLVAGITDLGAMSFFHGLEKQSVMRMAELLAPELRPHDVAVVAVTPGYLRSEAVLEHWGVTEENWRDAVAKDPYFASSETPFYVGRAVAALAADRRVMLKTGTTLKSWELAEEYGFTDVDGARPHWERFMAPTLEERWGKIAARVRKEFEKHGLDPAAVVEEDPASHTLRARLSANGDPPRWLRQELSMLELVYGDPKRLAADFYQRFEQLR
- a CDS encoding TetR/AcrR family transcriptional regulator, whose amino-acid sequence is MAPRARKATDEDVFCAVIQAISRLGPQRMTLGDVAREVGVTAGALVQRFGSKRDLLLAAIRHYNVTPGEHFTGFRTAHRSPLDALFGYGAHAARAFGTPEELANQLAMLQLDVTDPDFRAEAVRFFQAERELFRGWLREAVEAGELAPEADPERLAAAIQSMFNGGRFLWVLLEDRTPEDAARQELETLLAPYRRAPSRPR
- a CDS encoding type II toxin-antitoxin system VapC family toxin codes for the protein METTIPSFYHTTRTGDVVRVQREWTRRWWMEAGDRYTLVTSDAVLDELTEGDYPSKADCLAMMSALPLLEITPAIAEIVDAYFQHRLMPADPRGDALHLALASYHKCEFLVTWNCLHLANANKFGHIRRVNTLLGLYVPAIVTPLELLGGNDEPGA
- a CDS encoding class I SAM-dependent methyltransferase, which codes for MTCCCLEAYEREFNPRLAARNLRRYRRRGPLPTTRLLLEAILAEGVAGKTLLDIGGGVGAIGHELLKAGLEHATQVDLSPAYLGAAREEAERQGHQQRTTFLQGDAAAMDEQLPTAEIVTLDRVICCYPEVERLLSTAARHARELVGLAYPRETWWDRAALAAANLSFRVRRCPFRVYLHPSRTVDALLHGHGFEQRSHRATLLWQVAVYVRTIRS
- a CDS encoding heavy metal translocating P-type ATPase, encoding MDNHHHHHHGKPEPPVEPGYPEHPEVPHEGGHLPGPRMEHAGHAGHRLETAHDAHGGHGAHAGHGGHDKHAGHSVEMFRDRFWITLLLTIPTVVWGHMLMRLTGWMPPRFPGSEWIPPVFGTAVFLYGGVVFLRGAVHELKDRLPGMMTLISLAITVAFVFSAAVTLGFPGMPLWEELATLVTIMVLGHWIEMRSISQAQGALHELAKLLPDTAVRVAGGRTEEVPISELKEGDVVLVRPGAGVPADGTVASGESSVNEAMITGESRPVRKSPGERVIAGTVNGEGSLRVEVTGTGERTTLAGIMRLVEQAQTSRSRAQALADRAALFLTIVAIAAGAVTLAAWLLLRANPAFAVERMVTVLVIACPHALGLAVPLVVAISTTLGARGGLLVRNRRGLEEARSLQAVVFDKTGTLTLGEHRVVAVAADGLPEGDALRLAAAVERDSEHPVARAIVKSAEERGLAVPASDGFEAIPGHGARARVDGRELLVGGPNLLRREGIEPPPLLAQAAARAAEAGRSAVFLVEGGRVLAAFATADAVRPESAEAVRRLHENGIEVVMLTGDSRAVADSVARELGIDTVFAEVLPGDKADKIREIQARGKRVAMVGDGVNDAPALLTADVGVAIGAGTDVAVEAGDVVLVRSDPRDVPRIVELSKATYRKMVQNLWWAAGYNIVAIPLAAGVASRWGLVLSPAVGAVLMSLSTVIVAINAQLLRRARL
- a CDS encoding RES family NAD+ phosphorylase gives rise to the protein MTYVWRLASGRYPPLTGEGARIAGGRWNSPGRPLVYASESLAVCLAECLVHITGPLPRDYVAYKLSIEEHDIERLDPALLKDGWKTDIGYTRAIGDQWLDQVRSLALAVPCAVLPESTNVLIDPMHPLAVTVRIVDRQPFQFDPRLRPGR
- a CDS encoding antitoxin Xre/MbcA/ParS toxin-binding domain-containing protein encodes the protein MEWYETANALGGTAVLGDEIRTGPSFVQRIERGLPRGAIRQLKHFSGLSDADLSEVIPRRTLTSLRNVQTLTPEQSDRVARMAAIFVLAQRVFGDPDVARDWLLTRNPALDHEVPLRLLRTGSGAQLVETVLVRIEHGVYE
- the mug gene encoding G/U mismatch-specific DNA glycosylase, producing MERPRRPTREEIAAAEGRTVPDVIAPGLDVLFCGINPGLYTAAVGHHFARPGNRFWKALHAGGFTPRVLSPWEERELLRYGCGITNVAARATAAAAELSREELAEGGRLLEEKARRFAPRWLAVLGMGAYRTAFGRAGAAPGPQDETVGGARVWILPNPSGLNANYRPDDFARLFRELREAVEATTSGRTQRTV
- a CDS encoding PadR family transcriptional regulator, with protein sequence MAREDLQLLQGTLDVLVLKTLSWGPRHGYEIAQWIKRTTDAELQVEDRALYVSLHRMEERGWLACEWGLTENNRKARYYRLTDEGRRQLAVKADTWSRYAAAVFKVLRTA